From a region of the Aeoliella mucimassa genome:
- a CDS encoding glycoside hydrolase family 2 TIM barrel-domain containing protein codes for MFAFRYSVVVALFAGMASAVLAAESHDWENPHTIGINKLPGRVFSMPYATATEALKTPWRDSSQVQSLNGAWKFHYSKRPEDRPVDFFKSDFDTLAWENIQVPGNWQTQGYGVPIYTNVTYPFQRDWPKVTSEPPADWTAHEYRNPVGSYRRTFELPTDWNGSEVFIHFGGVESAFYLWVNGEKVGYSQGSYLPAEFRLTKYLKPGENTIAVEVYRWSDGSYLEDQDFWRLSGIFRDVLLYRTPAVRLQDYHIAQDMDASYQNASFAVHATLQNLGDAEQGSMVRAALYDASGNQVWQSQIEAKLGSARTTEVELAGKLSDVHPWTGETPYCYDLVLSLINDKGKVTTAHHHTVGFRKVEISGKGEFLVNGKPIIFKGVNRHEHHPDFGRAVTRESMLRDLELFKQLNVNAVRLSHYPNHPDWYELCDRHGIYMVDEANIESHGYGYGDDSLAHVADFQNAHVNRCERMVLRDRNHPAIVMWSLGNEAGFGENFKAASAAIRAIDSSRPVHYERAPFDVPATSVNSVMYPGVEWLHSVGKANNPRPQFVCEYAHAMGNAIGNLDEYVEAYEAYPRLIGGCIWDWVDQGLRRPNPDGKIAPTGRSDYFAYGGDYGDKPNSGNFCINGVVTADRQITAKSMQVKHSYQPAQFTFDGSQLRLRNELFHTDLSKRCDLAWSITRDGESIASGTTKLPEIAPWTTEPVALQLPKVEPVAGSDVRLNLQLKLIEDEPLLPKGYVLADDQFGLPSPDAELKQPEKMGKFSVTKNRGEQGEGYSIRTAKMTAEIDATGQLTSLSCGGHNLLTNGQGFEPNLFRAPTDNDNYLAGAMRTARLGDLKPADNCRVSITYQSDFVVQITAQRTYEGNDFYVELSVAYTFFGDGSLLVDSVINPSNNEMVLPRVGLRAMLPKDLDQVTYYGRGPYENYCDRKTSQFIGRYSATVDELYEDYVLPQSMANHCDTQWLTLRDKHGAGVLIQAYEPLSFTALKYTEQSLDTAAHPYELTAEDAVVLSLDGAHSGLGGGSCGPNCLTKYQHRGPARVRFCIHPLQPGDEPSTMIRTRVPVSPSLLVSRDRNNHLVVDGAPASDVQVVFGDQKAQAFQEGLDFTPGGLVAVQAVPKAEGELPGVVTKRTFTRSIDRSGWKVTVSSDDSDGRARGLIDGNKSTFWHTRWQSDTPHHPHEAVIDFGKPMTLTGLRATPRQGNINGRVQRYTVEVSVDGESWHEAAAGRLRNTERASTIRFDKTEECQYVRFTAESSYAGPWASMAELEPIEVE; via the coding sequence ATGTTTGCATTCCGCTACAGTGTTGTGGTTGCTCTTTTCGCCGGGATGGCTTCGGCCGTACTGGCAGCCGAGTCGCACGATTGGGAGAATCCCCATACGATCGGCATCAACAAACTGCCAGGGCGTGTCTTTTCGATGCCCTATGCGACAGCTACCGAGGCACTTAAAACACCATGGCGTGATTCGAGTCAGGTGCAGTCGCTCAATGGAGCCTGGAAGTTCCACTACTCGAAACGCCCTGAAGATCGCCCAGTCGATTTCTTTAAGTCTGACTTTGATACTTTGGCTTGGGAGAACATTCAGGTGCCAGGCAACTGGCAGACGCAGGGATACGGAGTGCCGATTTACACAAATGTCACGTATCCATTCCAACGCGATTGGCCCAAGGTTACCAGCGAACCTCCGGCCGACTGGACTGCTCACGAATACCGAAACCCAGTAGGGAGTTACCGCCGAACGTTCGAACTGCCGACCGATTGGAATGGCAGCGAGGTGTTCATTCACTTTGGTGGAGTCGAGTCGGCTTTTTATCTCTGGGTGAACGGCGAAAAGGTTGGCTACAGCCAAGGCAGCTATCTGCCGGCTGAGTTCCGGCTGACCAAGTACCTTAAGCCGGGCGAAAATACGATTGCCGTGGAGGTGTATCGGTGGTCCGACGGTTCGTACCTGGAAGACCAAGACTTTTGGCGGTTGAGTGGTATCTTCCGCGACGTGCTGCTGTACCGAACTCCGGCGGTGCGATTGCAGGATTACCATATTGCTCAGGATATGGATGCCAGTTATCAGAACGCATCGTTCGCTGTGCATGCAACGCTTCAGAACCTTGGCGATGCGGAGCAAGGTAGCATGGTTCGCGCAGCATTGTACGATGCTTCCGGCAACCAGGTCTGGCAATCGCAGATCGAAGCCAAGTTGGGATCCGCCAGAACGACCGAAGTCGAGCTCGCCGGCAAGCTGTCCGACGTGCATCCCTGGACTGGCGAAACCCCCTACTGTTACGACTTGGTGCTTTCGCTGATCAACGATAAAGGCAAAGTAACCACCGCCCATCACCACACGGTTGGTTTCCGAAAGGTCGAAATCAGCGGAAAAGGCGAGTTCCTCGTCAACGGCAAGCCGATCATCTTCAAAGGCGTGAATCGTCACGAGCATCATCCCGACTTCGGTCGTGCGGTAACTCGAGAGTCGATGCTTCGCGATCTTGAATTGTTTAAGCAGCTCAACGTGAACGCGGTGCGATTGAGCCATTATCCGAACCATCCCGATTGGTACGAACTGTGCGATCGCCACGGAATCTATATGGTGGACGAAGCCAACATCGAATCGCACGGCTACGGGTACGGTGACGATTCGCTCGCCCACGTTGCCGATTTTCAGAATGCCCACGTGAATCGTTGCGAGCGAATGGTGCTCCGCGACCGCAACCATCCGGCGATCGTCATGTGGTCGCTCGGCAACGAGGCCGGTTTTGGCGAGAACTTTAAAGCAGCCAGCGCGGCGATTCGCGCCATCGACAGCTCCCGCCCGGTGCACTACGAGCGGGCACCGTTCGATGTGCCGGCGACCAGTGTGAATAGCGTGATGTACCCCGGCGTCGAGTGGTTGCACTCCGTAGGCAAAGCGAACAACCCACGCCCGCAATTTGTCTGCGAATACGCCCACGCGATGGGCAACGCCATTGGCAATCTCGACGAGTATGTGGAAGCCTACGAAGCGTACCCTCGCTTGATTGGCGGTTGCATTTGGGACTGGGTCGATCAAGGCCTTCGTCGGCCGAATCCCGATGGCAAGATCGCTCCCACCGGGCGGAGCGATTACTTTGCCTATGGCGGCGACTACGGCGATAAGCCCAACAGCGGCAACTTCTGCATCAATGGTGTTGTGACTGCCGATCGTCAGATCACCGCCAAATCCATGCAGGTAAAGCATAGCTACCAACCTGCTCAGTTCACATTCGATGGCAGCCAGCTGCGGCTTCGTAACGAGTTGTTCCATACCGATCTCAGCAAGCGTTGCGATTTGGCTTGGTCCATCACCCGCGATGGAGAGTCGATCGCCAGCGGAACCACGAAGCTGCCGGAGATTGCCCCTTGGACCACCGAACCAGTTGCTCTGCAACTGCCGAAGGTCGAGCCGGTTGCGGGATCCGACGTGCGACTGAATCTGCAACTCAAGCTTATTGAGGACGAACCACTGCTGCCGAAAGGCTACGTGCTGGCCGATGATCAGTTTGGACTCCCTTCGCCAGATGCCGAATTGAAGCAACCGGAGAAGATGGGCAAGTTCAGCGTAACCAAGAATCGCGGTGAGCAAGGCGAAGGCTACTCGATCAGAACGGCGAAGATGACCGCCGAGATCGACGCGACCGGACAGCTCACTTCCTTGTCGTGTGGCGGGCACAACTTGCTCACCAATGGCCAAGGGTTCGAGCCCAATTTGTTCCGGGCGCCGACCGATAACGATAACTACCTGGCCGGCGCGATGCGTACCGCCAGGCTCGGCGATCTCAAGCCGGCGGATAATTGCCGTGTGAGTATCACCTACCAATCCGATTTTGTCGTTCAGATCACCGCTCAGCGAACCTACGAGGGCAATGACTTTTACGTAGAGCTGTCGGTCGCTTACACGTTCTTTGGCGATGGTTCTCTGCTGGTCGACTCGGTGATCAATCCTTCGAACAACGAAATGGTGCTGCCTCGCGTTGGGCTTCGCGCTATGTTGCCGAAGGATCTGGATCAAGTCACTTACTATGGTCGCGGTCCCTACGAGAACTACTGTGATCGCAAAACAAGTCAGTTCATTGGTCGTTACAGTGCGACGGTCGATGAACTCTACGAAGACTACGTGCTTCCGCAGAGTATGGCCAATCACTGCGATACCCAGTGGCTGACGCTTCGCGATAAGCATGGCGCGGGTGTCCTGATTCAAGCCTACGAGCCGCTTAGCTTCACCGCACTCAAGTACACCGAGCAGTCGCTCGACACCGCCGCGCATCCCTATGAGCTGACTGCTGAAGACGCAGTCGTACTCAGTCTTGATGGAGCGCATAGTGGTTTGGGAGGTGGATCCTGCGGGCCGAATTGTCTGACCAAATACCAGCATCGGGGACCCGCTCGGGTGAGGTTCTGCATCCATCCACTGCAACCGGGCGATGAGCCCAGCACGATGATTCGCACGCGGGTGCCGGTTAGTCCCAGCTTGCTGGTCAGTCGTGATCGCAACAATCATCTGGTCGTCGACGGAGCTCCTGCAAGCGACGTTCAAGTGGTGTTTGGCGATCAGAAGGCTCAGGCTTTCCAAGAGGGGCTCGACTTCACTCCGGGTGGTTTGGTGGCAGTTCAAGCGGTGCCAAAAGCCGAAGGCGAGCTGCCAGGCGTGGTGACCAAGCGTACGTTCACTCGCAGTATTGATCGTTCGGGCTGGAAGGTGACTGTGAGTAGCGACGACTCCGACGGTCGCGCTCGTGGTTTGATTGACGGCAATAAAAGCACTTTCTGGCATACGCGTTGGCAATCCGATACGCCGCATCATCCGCACGAAGCGGTGATCGACTTCGGCAAACCTATGACGCTGACCGGGCTGCGGGCGACTCCCCGGCAAGGCAACATCAACGGTCGCGTGCAGCGCTACACTGTCGAGGTGAGCGTCGATGGCGAGTCGTGGCACGAAGCTGCCGCGGGTCGCTTGCGAAATACCGAGCGTGCGTCGACGATTCGTTTCGACAAAACCGAAGAGTGCCAGTACGTCCGGTTCACTGCCGAGTCGAGTTACGCCGGCCCGTGGGCGTCGATGGCTGAACTCGAGCCGATCGAAGTGGAGTAA
- a CDS encoding sulfatase family protein, with the protein MILSISKQSHLKRVTIARALLGVVISTFCCTWAFAAERNIVLIVADDHGCDAGCYGNRVIQTPSIDALASEGTVFTKAFCTTASCSASRSVILTGMHNHANGQYGHEHDYHKFSTWANAGSLPRYLEKAGYRTARCGKFHVAPESVYHFQQVLPGGGRNDMEMADHCADFVSQESEKPFFLYLCFNDPHRGRGVNRNLPHQPNRFGNEAASAANPTVTYTPDDVVVPEFLPDTAACREELAEYYQSVSRLDAAVGRLVEHLKSAGVYDKTLIVYLSDHGVAMPGAKTTVYEGGMHSPLVVRNPYADAHKPECDAMISWVDITPTLLDFAGVFDTNANSVKQPILREMKQEAQQAESFKKPYAAAGTFHGRSFLPYWKNDSFDGWDEVYASHTFHEITMYYPMRVVRERKYKLIWNIASDLPFPFASDLWAAPTWQYQYQLGPQANYGSWTVDRYVHRPKFELFDLESDPHETRNLADDPVHAETLARLQQKLKTFQRETNDPWLLKWQYE; encoded by the coding sequence ATGATTCTTAGCATCTCGAAACAATCACACCTGAAGCGGGTAACGATCGCACGTGCTTTGCTCGGAGTTGTGATTTCGACTTTCTGCTGCACCTGGGCGTTTGCGGCGGAGCGAAATATTGTGCTCATCGTGGCCGACGACCATGGTTGCGACGCTGGTTGTTATGGCAATCGCGTGATCCAAACACCAAGCATCGACGCCCTGGCGAGCGAAGGTACCGTCTTCACCAAAGCGTTCTGCACGACGGCCAGCTGCTCGGCCAGTCGATCGGTGATTCTTACCGGCATGCATAATCACGCCAATGGTCAGTACGGTCACGAACACGATTACCATAAGTTCAGCACCTGGGCGAACGCTGGGAGCTTACCTCGCTACTTAGAAAAGGCTGGCTATCGCACTGCCCGCTGCGGCAAGTTCCATGTCGCTCCCGAGAGTGTCTACCACTTCCAGCAGGTTCTCCCCGGCGGTGGCCGTAACGACATGGAAATGGCCGACCATTGTGCGGACTTCGTCTCGCAAGAGAGCGAGAAGCCATTCTTTCTCTACCTGTGCTTTAACGATCCGCACCGAGGGCGGGGAGTGAATCGCAATCTGCCGCATCAGCCGAATCGGTTTGGAAACGAAGCCGCTTCGGCCGCAAATCCAACGGTGACCTACACTCCAGACGATGTCGTGGTTCCTGAGTTTCTTCCCGACACCGCAGCCTGTCGCGAGGAGCTTGCGGAGTACTATCAATCCGTGAGTCGACTCGACGCGGCCGTGGGGCGATTGGTCGAGCACTTGAAGTCTGCTGGTGTGTACGACAAGACGCTGATCGTCTACTTGTCGGATCACGGCGTAGCCATGCCCGGGGCGAAGACCACTGTTTACGAAGGGGGCATGCACTCTCCGCTGGTGGTCCGCAATCCTTATGCAGATGCTCACAAGCCGGAGTGCGATGCGATGATCAGCTGGGTTGATATCACCCCCACGCTGCTCGACTTCGCCGGTGTATTCGACACAAATGCAAATTCCGTCAAGCAACCAATACTACGCGAGATGAAACAGGAGGCCCAACAAGCGGAGAGCTTTAAGAAGCCTTATGCGGCAGCTGGTACGTTCCATGGGCGGTCGTTTTTGCCGTACTGGAAGAACGACTCTTTCGATGGCTGGGACGAAGTATACGCTTCGCACACGTTCCATGAGATCACGATGTACTATCCGATGCGAGTGGTTCGCGAACGCAAGTACAAGCTGATCTGGAACATCGCTTCCGATTTGCCGTTTCCGTTTGCTTCGGATCTGTGGGCAGCTCCCACTTGGCAGTACCAATACCAACTTGGCCCACAGGCAAACTACGGATCGTGGACCGTGGATCGCTACGTCCATCGCCCGAAGTTCGAGCTATTCGACCTTGAGTCGGATCCTCACGAAACCAGGAATTTGGCCGACGATCCCGTCCATGCCGAGACACTCGCTCGCTTACAGCAGAAACTTAAGACATTCCAACGTGAGACCAACGATCCATGGTTGCTAAAATGGCAATACGAATAG